A stretch of Candidatus Purcelliella pentastirinorum DNA encodes these proteins:
- the rbfA gene encoding 30S ribosome-binding factor RbfA produces the protein MNKNKTRSLKIAKELKKNIANIILLKIKDPRLEKIIILSDIIMSNDLKYANIFIMFIKNENLNKKNILNILNKASGYIRILLKKKMYIKNIPILNFLYDYSLDNGIKIFKLIKKLKKTNK, from the coding sequence ATGAATAAAAATAAAACAAGATCATTAAAAATAGCTAAGGAACTCAAAAAAAATATAGCTAATATAATATTATTAAAAATAAAAGACCCTCGTCTTGAAAAAATAATAATTTTATCAGACATAATTATGTCAAATGATCTAAAATATGCAAATATTTTTATTATGTTTATAAAAAATGAAAATTTAAATAAAAAAAATATATTAAATATTTTAAATAAAGCATCAGGTTATATTAGAATTTTACTGAAAAAAAAGATGTACATTAAAAATATACCTATATTAAACTTTTTATATGACTATTCTTTAGATAATGGAATAAAAATATTTAAATTAATTAAAAAATTAAAAAAAACCAATAAATGA
- a CDS encoding peroxiredoxin yields the protein MVMVTHEAPNFIAPAILGNGKLTQNFNMKEYKKNKYAIVFFWPMDFTFVCPSELIAFNKRYKNFKKRNVKLIGISIDSIFVHQQWKKTKISDGGIGEVKYVMVSDIKRKIQKSYCIEDSKNGVALRASFLIDKNNIIRHQTVNDLPLGRNIDEILRIIDALQIHEKNGNVCPAQWKKNKKTIKPTFEGITKYLSNNLDDL from the coding sequence ATGGTAATGGTTACACATGAAGCACCTAACTTTATTGCACCTGCAATATTAGGCAATGGAAAATTGACACAAAATTTTAATATGAAAGAATACAAAAAAAATAAATATGCCATAGTATTTTTTTGGCCAATGGATTTTACATTTGTATGTCCATCAGAATTAATAGCATTTAATAAAAGATATAAAAATTTTAAAAAAAGAAATGTTAAATTAATAGGAATTTCAATAGACTCAATTTTTGTTCATCAACAATGGAAAAAAACAAAAATATCTGATGGGGGAATAGGTGAGGTAAAATACGTAATGGTTTCTGATATAAAAAGAAAAATTCAAAAATCTTACTGTATAGAAGATAGTAAGAATGGGGTAGCATTACGTGCATCATTTTTAATAGATAAAAATAACATAATTAGACATCAAACAGTTAATGATTTACCATTAGGTAGAAATATAGATGAAATATTAAGAATAATAGATGCGTTGCAAATACATGAAAAAAATGGCAATGTATGTCCGGCTCAATGGAAAAAAAATAAAAAAACTATAAAACCTACTTTTGAAGGAATCACAAAATATCTAAGTAATAATTTAGATGATTTATAA
- a CDS encoding RlmE family RNA methyltransferase: protein MNRWFNKHTNDFYTREAFKKKLRARSWYKLSQINKKDKLFKKNMIIIDLGSAPGGWSKYAVKKTNIKKSLIISNDILPMKPINGINFIKGDIKRKSIKNKLIKSINKKKVDLLMSDMSPNISGIPSIDIPKSINLIKLATKIAKKILKKEGKMLIKAFQSKELNDYLKYIHTLFKIVKIRKPYASKISSREIYILATNKI from the coding sequence TTGAATAGATGGTTTAATAAACATACAAATGATTTTTATACAAGAGAAGCATTTAAAAAAAAATTACGTGCAAGATCATGGTATAAATTATCTCAAATAAACAAAAAAGATAAATTATTTAAAAAAAATATGATAATTATAGATTTAGGATCAGCTCCCGGAGGGTGGTCTAAATACGCAGTTAAAAAAACAAATATAAAAAAAAGTTTGATAATATCTAATGATATATTGCCTATGAAACCAATAAACGGAATAAATTTTATAAAGGGAGATATAAAAAGAAAATCAATAAAAAATAAATTGATAAAATCAATAAACAAAAAAAAAGTCGATTTATTAATGTCAGATATGTCACCAAATATTAGTGGTATACCATCAATAGATATACCAAAATCGATCAATCTAATTAAATTAGCAACTAAAATAGCAAAAAAAATATTAAAAAAAGAAGGTAAAATGTTAATAAAAGCATTTCAAAGCAAAGAATTAAATGATTACTTAAAATATATTCATACCCTATTTAAAATAGTAAAAATAAGAAAACCATATGCTTCAAAAATATCTTCTAGAGAAATTTATATCTTAGCAACAAATAAAATTTAA
- the pyrF gene encoding orotidine-5'-phosphate decarboxylase codes for MFNFSYLPIVVALDFFNKKDILNFIDQINPTLCRVKIGINTFMLFGYRLIDLLHKRGFKIFLDLKFHDIPNTVLSSIEIAAKMGVWMVDIHAVSGKGVLLEARNVLDRFYGDVPLLISVTLLTSLNDHDLIDLGISFSTYNYTELLAKLSYDCGMDGVVCSGYEANNLKIKFGKNFKLIVPGIRCYNDNCNDQKRIINPIKAKKIGIDYIVIGRPIINSLNPLKKIKDILFSINS; via the coding sequence ATGTTCAATTTTTCTTATTTGCCAATTGTAGTAGCTTTGGATTTTTTTAATAAAAAAGATATATTAAATTTTATAGATCAAATTAATCCCACATTATGTCGTGTAAAAATTGGTATAAATACATTTATGTTATTTGGTTATAGATTGATAGATTTATTACATAAACGTGGATTTAAAATATTTTTGGATCTAAAATTTCATGATATTCCAAATACTGTTTTATCATCTATAGAAATCGCAGCTAAAATGGGTGTTTGGATGGTTGATATTCATGCTGTAAGTGGTAAAGGTGTATTACTTGAAGCTCGTAATGTTTTAGATAGATTTTATGGGGATGTTCCATTATTAATATCTGTTACATTATTAACTAGTTTAAATGATCATGATTTAATTGATTTAGGAATTTCATTTTCTACATATAATTATACAGAATTACTTGCTAAATTATCTTATGATTGTGGAATGGATGGTGTTGTTTGTTCCGGTTATGAAGCTAATAATTTAAAAATTAAATTTGGTAAAAACTTTAAGTTAATTGTACCAGGAATAAGATGTTACAATGATAATTGTAATGATCAAAAAAGAATAATTAATCCTATAAAAGCGAAAAAAATTGGAATAGATTATATAGTTATTGGTAGACCAATTATAAATTCATTAAATCCATTAAAGAAAATAAAAGATATTTTATTTTCCATTAATAGTTAA
- the rpsO gene encoding 30S ribosomal protein S15, with the protein MPLNKEEKFEIINNFKLKNKDTGSSNIQIALLTKKINKLQKHFIKNKKDKHSKYGLLKMISKRKKLLKYIKKNKNTEYKKLIKMLKLRH; encoded by the coding sequence ATGCCTTTAAATAAAGAAGAAAAATTTGAAATCATCAATAATTTTAAATTAAAAAACAAAGATACAGGATCAAGCAATATACAAATAGCATTATTAACAAAAAAAATAAATAAATTACAAAAACATTTTATCAAAAATAAAAAAGATAAACATAGTAAATATGGATTATTAAAAATGATATCAAAAAGAAAAAAATTATTAAAATATATCAAAAAAAATAAAAATACAGAATATAAAAAATTAATAAAAATGTTAAAATTAAGACATTAA
- the infB gene encoding translation initiation factor IF-2, whose product MCDINIKKLAKKIKISKTKLIKKLSNIGIYKSINDTINCKEKKIILKYFENKKNTQKKFTIKRKKLSIYNIPTINGINKSIQIEIRKKHTYIKNINNNKKNTLKTKKIKKIFKLINSKNKIKEINNHEITKLKQKQTNIDKKNKIIETDFNIYDYKKQNKKTLYTKIKEKNNIKNNIKKNKINILNKKNKKTILKQNFNKLKKDINKEITIKNNMSVIDLAKKMAIKKSKIIKIINDIGINSIKNELINKEIIQLIVEELGYKITFSKKNNFEKKNTTNQKNNKKPIIKIRPPIVTIMGHVDHGKTSLLKYINSNRTKYKEDGNITQNLYSYQINTEKGLITFIDTPGHSAFTTMRSSGAKITDIIVLIIAANDGIMPQTIEAINQAQRVKVPIIVAINKIDIIKSKSKEIKKELTKYNIIPEEWGGENLFVEISAKFGQGINELLENIILQSEILELKTNINTLAKGIVIESYLDKQKGPIINVITKEGILKKGNIILCGTKYGKIKAMHNEHNEKINEVFPSVPVKILGLSGIPNIGDVITVTQNEKIAKEIAFYRKKQKREIKFNKIIKNDKQDIFKENIQKINILIKANNHGQLRAILDTIYQLKNKTVKINIISYNIGWITKTDVNLANTTKSIIFGFNVKSENTIKKIIKNTKIKIRYHNIIYKLIEDIELIIKNIEKKQKNKNKQGIAEVKNIFKSPNFGTIAGCLIKEGTIKNFSNVIVIRNEKIMYNGKIESLRRFKTDVKEVNTGSECGITLKNLNNILPGDIIKTL is encoded by the coding sequence ATGTGTGATATAAATATAAAAAAATTAGCTAAAAAAATAAAAATATCAAAAACAAAATTAATAAAAAAACTTTCAAACATAGGTATATATAAATCTATTAATGACACAATAAATTGTAAAGAAAAAAAAATAATATTAAAATATTTTGAAAATAAAAAAAATACACAAAAAAAATTTACAATTAAAAGAAAAAAACTAAGTATTTATAATATTCCTACTATAAATGGTATAAATAAATCAATACAAATAGAAATTAGAAAAAAACACACTTATATAAAAAATATAAATAATAATAAAAAAAACACATTAAAAACAAAAAAAATAAAAAAAATATTTAAATTAATAAATAGTAAAAATAAAATAAAAGAAATTAATAACCATGAAATTACTAAATTAAAACAAAAACAAACAAATATAGATAAAAAAAACAAAATCATAGAAACAGATTTTAATATTTACGACTATAAAAAACAAAATAAAAAAACATTATATACAAAAATAAAAGAAAAAAATAACATAAAAAATAATATAAAAAAAAATAAAATAAATATACTAAATAAAAAAAATAAAAAAACCATTTTAAAACAAAATTTTAATAAATTAAAAAAAGATATTAACAAAGAAATTACTATAAAAAATAATATGTCTGTTATAGATTTAGCCAAAAAAATGGCCATAAAAAAATCTAAAATAATAAAAATTATTAATGATATAGGAATAAATTCAATAAAAAATGAATTGATAAATAAAGAAATAATACAATTAATCGTAGAAGAATTAGGTTACAAAATAACTTTTTCAAAAAAAAATAATTTTGAAAAAAAAAATACAACAAATCAAAAAAATAATAAAAAACCAATAATAAAAATAAGACCTCCAATAGTTACAATTATGGGACATGTGGATCATGGTAAAACATCATTATTAAAATATATAAATTCAAATAGAACAAAATACAAAGAAGATGGTAATATTACACAAAATTTATATTCATATCAAATAAATACTGAAAAAGGATTAATTACATTTATAGATACTCCAGGACATTCGGCTTTTACAACAATGAGATCTAGCGGTGCAAAAATAACAGATATAATAGTATTAATAATAGCAGCAAATGACGGAATAATGCCACAAACAATAGAAGCAATTAATCAAGCACAAAGAGTTAAAGTGCCAATTATAGTTGCTATTAATAAAATAGATATAATAAAATCAAAATCAAAAGAAATAAAAAAAGAATTAACAAAATATAATATAATTCCAGAAGAATGGGGAGGTGAAAATCTATTTGTGGAAATATCTGCAAAATTCGGACAGGGTATAAACGAACTATTAGAAAATATTATATTACAATCTGAAATATTAGAATTAAAAACAAATATAAACACTTTAGCTAAAGGAATAGTTATTGAATCGTATTTAGATAAACAAAAAGGACCAATAATAAATGTAATTACAAAAGAAGGAATTTTGAAAAAAGGAAATATTATATTATGTGGAACAAAATATGGAAAAATAAAAGCAATGCATAATGAGCATAATGAAAAAATAAATGAAGTATTTCCTTCAGTACCAGTTAAAATACTTGGTTTATCAGGTATTCCTAATATAGGAGATGTAATAACTGTCACACAGAATGAAAAAATAGCTAAAGAAATAGCATTTTACAGAAAAAAACAAAAAAGAGAAATTAAATTTAATAAAATCATAAAAAATGACAAACAAGATATATTTAAAGAAAATATACAAAAAATAAATATTTTAATTAAAGCAAATAATCATGGACAATTAAGAGCAATACTAGACACAATATATCAATTAAAAAATAAAACTGTTAAAATAAATATTATATCCTATAACATAGGTTGGATAACAAAAACAGATGTTAATTTAGCAAATACAACAAAATCTATAATATTTGGTTTTAACGTAAAAAGTGAAAATACAATAAAAAAAATAATAAAAAATACAAAAATAAAAATAAGATATCATAATATCATATATAAATTAATTGAAGATATAGAATTAATTATAAAAAATATTGAAAAAAAACAAAAAAATAAAAATAAACAAGGAATAGCTGAAGTAAAAAACATATTTAAATCTCCAAATTTTGGTACAATTGCTGGATGTCTTATAAAAGAAGGAACAATAAAAAATTTTAGCAATGTAATTGTAATAAGAAACGAAAAAATAATGTACAATGGTAAAATAGAATCTTTAAGAAGATTTAAAACAGATGTTAAAGAAGTTAATACAGGTTCCGAATGTGGTATAACTTTAAAAAATCTAAATAATATTTTACCAGGTGATATAATCAAAACATTATAA
- the nusA gene encoding transcription termination factor NusA → MTKEILNVIESVSNEKSLPQEKIFDALEKALATATKKKYEKDINVRIYIDRKTGSLNSFRRWLIVKEVIYPTKEITLEAAKIENKELNIGDYIEDKIKSIKFDRITTQTAKQVIVQKVREAERLMIIEQFQKRKGNIITGVIKRINRENITLDLGNNAEAIILREDMLPRENFRIGDRVRGVLYLIKPEWRKAQLFITRSKPEMLIELFKIEVPEIGEDIIEIKAAARDPGSRAKIAVKTNDKRIDPIGACIGMRGSRVQATSSELNGEKIDIILWDNNPVQFVINAMAPADVISIIVDEDKNTMDIAVTEKNLAQAIGRNGQNVRLASQLTGWEINVMTNNELSKKNKKEKNKIIDKFVKYLQIDEKLALLLIKEGINSLEEIAYIPIEELMEIKLINNNILKSLRKKAKKSLEIIELINEKKNNKIIKNFSKIKIINKKIALSLINKGILNLENLADQDIHDLIKIKELNNKIAGELIMEARNICWFNKHNQ, encoded by the coding sequence ATGACAAAAGAAATTTTAAATGTTATAGAATCTGTTTCTAATGAAAAATCATTACCCCAAGAAAAAATTTTCGATGCATTAGAAAAAGCATTAGCTACAGCAACTAAAAAAAAATACGAAAAAGACATAAACGTGAGGATATATATAGATAGAAAAACAGGCTCATTAAATAGTTTTAGAAGATGGTTAATAGTTAAAGAAGTAATATATCCTACAAAAGAAATTACATTAGAAGCCGCAAAAATTGAAAATAAAGAACTAAACATAGGAGACTATATAGAAGACAAAATTAAATCTATTAAATTTGATAGAATAACTACTCAAACCGCTAAACAAGTAATAGTACAAAAGGTAAGAGAAGCAGAACGTTTAATGATAATAGAACAATTTCAAAAAAGAAAAGGTAATATAATAACAGGAGTAATAAAAAGAATAAATAGAGAAAACATAACATTAGATTTAGGTAATAATGCAGAAGCAATAATCTTACGTGAAGATATGCTACCCAGAGAAAATTTTAGAATAGGAGATAGAGTAAGAGGTGTACTATATTTAATAAAACCTGAATGGAGAAAAGCACAACTATTTATTACACGTAGCAAACCAGAAATGTTAATTGAATTATTTAAAATAGAAGTGCCTGAAATAGGAGAAGATATAATTGAAATAAAAGCAGCTGCTAGAGATCCGGGGTCAAGAGCAAAAATTGCAGTTAAAACAAACGATAAACGTATAGACCCTATAGGAGCATGTATAGGCATGAGAGGTTCTAGAGTACAAGCAACATCTAGCGAATTAAATGGAGAAAAAATAGATATAATATTATGGGATAATAATCCGGTACAATTTGTAATAAATGCAATGGCTCCAGCAGATGTAATTTCTATAATAGTAGATGAAGATAAAAATACAATGGATATTGCAGTAACGGAAAAAAATTTAGCTCAAGCAATAGGTAGGAATGGACAAAATGTACGTCTAGCATCTCAATTAACAGGGTGGGAAATTAATGTTATGACAAACAACGAATTATCTAAAAAAAATAAAAAAGAAAAAAATAAAATAATAGATAAATTCGTGAAATATTTGCAGATAGATGAAAAATTAGCTTTATTACTAATAAAAGAAGGAATAAATTCATTAGAAGAAATTGCATATATACCAATTGAAGAATTAATGGAAATAAAATTAATTAATAATAATATCTTAAAATCATTAAGAAAAAAAGCAAAAAAATCCCTAGAAATAATAGAATTAATTAACGAAAAAAAAAACAATAAAATAATTAAAAACTTCTCTAAAATAAAAATCATAAATAAAAAAATTGCATTAAGTTTAATAAATAAAGGTATATTAAATTTAGAAAATTTAGCAGATCAAGATATACATGATTTAATAAAAATAAAAGAATTAAACAATAAAATAGCTGGAGAATTAATTATGGAAGCAAGAAATATCTGTTGGTTTAATAAACATAATCAATGA
- the greA gene encoding transcription elongation factor GreA — MKKTPMTLRGAKKLRKKLDKLKKIKRPHIISLIAEARKHGDLKENAEYYSAREEQGFCEGKIQEIETKLANAQIIDIKKIPNNGKIIFGTTVTILNINLKKKFTYRIVGDDEANLKENLISVNSPIARGLICKIIGDHTIIQTPCGKIKYKILQVEYI, encoded by the coding sequence ATGAAAAAAACTCCAATGACATTAAGAGGAGCAAAAAAATTACGTAAAAAACTTGATAAACTTAAAAAAATCAAAAGACCTCATATTATTTCTTTAATTGCAGAAGCACGTAAACATGGAGATTTAAAAGAAAATGCTGAATATTATTCAGCTAGAGAAGAACAAGGGTTTTGTGAAGGTAAAATTCAAGAAATTGAAACAAAATTAGCAAATGCACAAATTATAGATATAAAAAAAATCCCTAATAATGGTAAAATAATATTTGGAACAACAGTAACAATATTAAATATTAACTTAAAAAAAAAATTTACTTATAGAATAGTCGGTGATGACGAAGCTAATTTAAAAGAAAACCTTATTTCAGTAAATTCCCCTATAGCTAGAGGTTTAATATGTAAAATAATAGGTGATCATACAATTATACAAACTCCATGTGGTAAAATAAAATATAAAATACTACAAGTTGAATATATATAA
- the truB gene encoding tRNA pseudouridine(55) synthase TruB, translated as MNKKNIKENNIDGMILLDKEYGLSSNNNLQQIKKILKIKKAGYVGTLDPIATGILPICIGKTTKKTQYLVEQKKKYLVIAKLGENTNTFDKEGIILKTRKINFSKKKIQKIINDFHGEQIQKPPIYSALKYKGKPLYYYARKNIKIPIKKKKIYIHKIKLINYKIDKIKIKITCSKGTYIRSIINELGELLNCGAHVIFLRRLQLGTYTLKNSIKLISIKNIVTSYYKNKNNITLNILNKFRKVYFPDKELKF; from the coding sequence ATGAATAAAAAAAACATAAAAGAAAATAATATAGATGGAATGATATTATTAGATAAAGAATATGGATTAAGTTCAAATAATAATTTACAACAAATAAAAAAAATATTAAAAATAAAAAAAGCTGGATATGTGGGTACATTAGATCCAATTGCAACAGGAATATTACCTATATGTATAGGAAAAACTACCAAAAAAACACAATACTTAGTTGAACAAAAGAAAAAATATTTAGTTATTGCTAAATTAGGTGAAAATACAAATACTTTTGATAAAGAAGGAATAATATTAAAAACTAGAAAAATAAATTTTTCAAAAAAAAAAATACAAAAAATAATAAATGATTTTCATGGAGAACAAATACAAAAACCACCAATATATTCGGCATTAAAATATAAAGGAAAACCACTATATTATTACGCAAGAAAAAATATTAAAATTCCAATTAAAAAAAAAAAAATTTATATTCACAAAATAAAATTAATAAATTATAAAATAGATAAAATTAAAATAAAAATAACCTGTTCAAAAGGAACATACATAAGATCAATAATAAATGAATTAGGTGAATTATTAAATTGTGGAGCACATGTAATCTTTTTAAGAAGATTACAATTAGGAACGTATACTCTAAAAAATTCAATAAAATTAATAAGTATAAAAAATATAGTTACATCATATTATAAAAATAAAAACAACATAACATTAAATATTCTTAATAAATTTAGAAAAGTATACTTTCCAGACAAAGAATTAAAATTTTAA
- the secG gene encoding preprotein translocase subunit SecG yields MNNFFLILFLVTSFILTALILIQKNNNIEVGKSLNINNVMSIIDNKYSNNIINNLIYILSILFFIISLLLNNYNFNKNIYFNKWEHINTK; encoded by the coding sequence ATGAATAATTTTTTTTTAATATTATTTTTAGTAACATCATTTATATTAACTGCTTTAATATTAATACAAAAAAATAATAATATAGAAGTTGGCAAATCACTTAACATAAATAATGTTATGTCTATAATAGATAACAAATATTCAAATAATATAATAAATAATTTAATATACATATTATCAATATTATTTTTTATAATTAGTTTATTATTAAATAATTACAATTTTAATAAAAACATTTATTTTAACAAATGGGAACATATAAATACAAAATAA
- the pnp gene encoding polyribonucleotide nucleotidyltransferase: MLNSTISKFQYGRNIVTLETGTIARQSSSSIIASMDETTILISIVNKKNNKNEQNFFPLTVHYQERAYAAGRIPGSFFRREGRPSENEILTGRLIDRPIRPLFPNNYTDEIQIIATVISLNPQINPDIISIIGTSAALHLSNIPFNGPIGAARVGYINNQYILNPTYDEIKKSDLNLIISGTKDAVLMVESTSNLLNESKILDAIIFGHNEQKNVINQIKSLTKKYDNNNYIKPVINNNKDLYYQVKKNVKNKLKIAYNIIEKQIRLNKIDEIKNKIISKLNILNKKIKENDISNIFNKIEKKIVRKNIIKNKVRIDGREKDMIRALDIRTHILPRTHGSALFTRGETQALVTVTLGTTRDAQNVDELHGMHTDNILFHYNFLPYSVGEIGKIGIPKRREVGHGWLAKNSILAIMPKQKAFPYTIRIVSEITESNGSSSMASVCGASLALMDAGVPIKTAIAGIAMGLIKEKDKYVILSDILGDEDHLGDMDFKVAGSKNGITALQMDMKIKNITYEIIKIALNKAKHARIHIINVMNKAINKPKNNISIYAPRIYTMKIKPEKIKNIIGKGGSIIREITEKTGTSIEIKDNGTIKIAANNEKKTKKAIKRIKKLTQEIEVGNIYKGKITKIVDFGAFVKIGMGKEGLIHISQISEKRINKITDHLQIGQEVKVRVLEIDRHNRFRLSMK; encoded by the coding sequence TTGTTAAACTCAACAATATCTAAATTTCAATATGGTCGTAATATTGTTACATTAGAAACAGGAACTATAGCAAGACAATCTTCGTCTTCAATAATAGCTAGCATGGATGAAACAACTATATTAATCAGTATAGTTAATAAAAAAAACAATAAAAATGAACAAAATTTTTTTCCATTAACGGTACATTATCAAGAACGTGCATATGCAGCAGGACGTATACCAGGTAGTTTTTTTAGAAGAGAAGGAAGACCGAGTGAAAACGAAATATTAACTGGAAGATTAATAGATAGACCAATTCGTCCTCTATTTCCAAATAATTATACAGATGAAATTCAAATTATCGCAACAGTAATTTCACTTAACCCACAAATAAACCCTGATATTATATCTATAATAGGAACTTCAGCCGCATTACATTTGTCCAATATACCATTTAATGGGCCAATAGGAGCTGCTAGAGTTGGATATATAAATAACCAATATATTTTAAATCCCACATATGATGAAATAAAAAAAAGTGATTTAAATTTAATTATATCAGGTACAAAAGATGCAGTGTTAATGGTAGAATCAACATCTAATTTATTAAATGAAAGTAAAATATTAGATGCAATAATATTTGGACATAACGAACAAAAAAATGTAATTAATCAAATAAAGTCCTTAACAAAAAAATATGATAATAATAATTACATTAAACCTGTAATAAATAATAATAAAGATTTATACTATCAAGTTAAAAAAAATGTCAAAAATAAATTAAAAATAGCGTACAACATAATAGAAAAACAAATAAGATTAAATAAAATTGATGAAATAAAAAATAAAATAATATCCAAATTAAATATTTTAAATAAAAAAATAAAAGAAAATGATATTTCAAATATTTTTAATAAAATAGAAAAAAAAATAGTAAGAAAAAATATTATAAAAAATAAAGTAAGAATAGATGGTAGAGAAAAAGACATGATCAGAGCACTAGATATACGAACACATATATTACCTAGAACTCATGGATCAGCATTATTTACAAGAGGTGAAACACAAGCACTAGTAACAGTAACATTAGGTACAACACGTGATGCACAAAATGTAGACGAATTACATGGTATGCATACAGACAATATATTATTTCATTATAATTTTTTACCATATTCTGTCGGAGAAATAGGTAAAATAGGAATACCTAAAAGAAGAGAAGTAGGTCACGGATGGTTAGCTAAAAATAGTATATTAGCTATAATGCCTAAACAAAAAGCATTTCCTTATACAATACGTATTGTATCAGAAATAACTGAATCAAATGGATCATCATCTATGGCATCTGTATGCGGAGCATCATTAGCATTAATGGATGCAGGAGTTCCTATTAAGACAGCAATAGCAGGTATAGCAATGGGTTTAATAAAGGAAAAAGATAAATATGTAATTTTATCCGATATTTTAGGAGACGAAGACCACTTAGGAGATATGGATTTTAAAGTAGCAGGAAGTAAAAATGGAATAACTGCCTTACAAATGGATATGAAAATAAAAAATATTACTTATGAGATCATAAAAATAGCTCTAAATAAAGCAAAACATGCTAGAATACATATTATTAATGTAATGAATAAAGCAATCAATAAACCCAAAAATAATATTTCTATATATGCTCCTAGAATATATACAATGAAAATAAAACCAGAAAAAATAAAAAATATTATAGGTAAGGGTGGATCTATCATTAGAGAAATCACAGAAAAAACAGGTACTTCAATAGAAATAAAAGACAACGGAACAATAAAAATAGCTGCAAATAACGAAAAAAAAACTAAAAAAGCTATAAAGAGAATAAAAAAATTAACGCAAGAAATAGAAGTAGGAAATATTTATAAGGGGAAAATAACCAAAATAGTAGATTTTGGGGCTTTTGTCAAAATAGGAATGGGAAAAGAAGGATTAATACATATATCACAAATTTCAGAAAAAAGAATAAATAAAATTACAGATCATTTACAAATAGGACAAGAAGTAAAAGTCAGAGTACTAGAAATTGATAGACATAATAGATTTCGTTTAAGCATGAAATAA